GCCGATGCCCTTGCTTTCGGCGATCGCACACCAGGGATTATTTGAGATATAGCCGTCGATGATCTTATTTTGAAGACCGGGCACGAGATTCTTTTCGCCCTTCAACAGAATCATAAGGACATCTTTTGTTCTGTCTGATTCGTCACTGGTATAGGTCAATCCTTCTTCTTCGAGAGCACGTTCGAATATCAACTTGGCGACTGCGACGGGATTCTTAAAGCCGATTCTGATCGGTTTCTTCGACTTTTTCGCCCACTTAACGAACTCTTCCCATGATTTCACAGGATTGTCCGGTTGAAGCACGAGCATATCACCTTTTGTGTGAAGCGGAGCGATGATCTTCATAGGTGAGCCTTTATCCGTGAAGAAGGCGACAGCCGCGACGCCGCCGAAGCCGACTTCAAAATGTCCCTGTGACATCAACGTGGGCATTTTCGAACCGCCGCCTGAAAGATAGAGTTCGATATCAGCGATCTTCTTGTTGTTTTTAATCAGTTCATAGTGTTTTTTCGCCTCGACTTCTTTCAGATATACTCCACAATCTTTCTTTGTTCTTGCATGTTCAAGAGCGGCGACATAGAGGGCCGACTGGTGGTCATGACCCACATAGCCCACTTTTAGCACCGGTACTTCCTGCTGAGCGCAGGAGATGAACAATGCCAGGACAAAAGATAGTGCAATCAGTTTTTTCATCTTACCTCCTTATCTATGTTTCTTTTTTATAGAAAAGACGGCAGTAACAGTGGCCGTCTTTATTCACCTCTTGTTCAAGGGTCGAACAAGGACATACGACATCCTTTGTCGGATCAAGCGGATGACTCTGCTTGCAGGGGCAGTAATATTTATTGTATTCTTTGAAATTCATCGTCATCAGTCCCACTACTTTTTTCACCCGTTCTTCATCAGGGTTTAAAATGAAACCTTTCTCTTCCGCGATATTTTTTATTCTTTCAAGATTTTCATTATATGGAGCGGTTCCGACGACACCATCCCATGGATTAGCCATTTATATTCCTCCTTTCGTTGATGGTCGGATTATCTGTTCTTCTGAAAAGAAGATAATGGTGTTATTTAAATAATATAATGAATAAGATCGGAAAATGGGTGGGGGAGTGAGTGTGATGTTTCTCTTTCGGGCTCGACCGAGCCCGTATGGATAATATCTCACTTTTT
Above is a window of candidate division WOR-3 bacterium DNA encoding:
- a CDS encoding ABC transporter substrate-binding protein, with product MKKLIALSFVLALFISCAQQEVPVLKVGYVGHDHQSALYVAALEHARTKKDCGVYLKEVEAKKHYELIKNNKKIADIELYLSGGGSKMPTLMSQGHFEVGFGGVAAVAFFTDKGSPMKIIAPLHTKGDMLVLQPDNPVKSWEEFVKWAKKSKKPIRIGFKNPVAVAKLIFERALEEEGLTYTSDESDRTKDVLMILLKGEKNLVPGLQNKIIDGYISNNPWCAIAESKGIGKCVADLNELPPGIWKDHPCCCIAATDEAMANKKEIIKEFLKLIILATQYANEDPEMHAQDASKWIGTSLEVEKMSLPTSGFTTNPDEDWLKSMQVWIDEMNRLGKLKGALKGKKGAEVESILYDFSALKQAAKELNLEKWY
- a CDS encoding ferredoxin:thioredoxin reductase, with protein sequence MANPWDGVVGTAPYNENLERIKNIAEEKGFILNPDEERVKKVVGLMTMNFKEYNKYYCPCKQSHPLDPTKDVVCPCSTLEQEVNKDGHCYCRLFYKKET